From the Populus nigra chromosome 13, ddPopNigr1.1, whole genome shotgun sequence genome, the window GGTGCGCTTTCATTTGAACGTTCCTCTTGTTTGGAAGATTCTTTTGTTAAAAACACTAGGAATAGCATACAAAATTTCAACATCATGATCACTACTTTCAAAGTTAAGAAAATATTACTGTTACATTAATGTTTATGCAAAGCTTAGCATATATATAGTTCATTCTTAAGTCTATATAAACTTTATTGAGtactttctttttctccttatCCCACAAGAAGAGCTGGCGACTACAGGAGAGAAAGAGTGGTACTTTTATTGCCCAAGGGACCGTAAATACAGGAACAGTGCAAGGCCAAATAGAGTTACTGGAGCTGGGTTTTGGAAGGCGACTGGAACAGACCGTCCTATTTACTCCTCTGATGGCACCAGGTGCATAGGCTTGAAGAAGTCCCTGGTGTTCTACAGAGGTAGAGCTGCTAAAGGGATGAAAACTGACTGGATGATGCACGAATTCCGGCTTCCTTCTCTTGCTGAACCACCACCGCCAAAGAAGCTCCTAGACAAAAGCCTTCCTCCAAACGTAATGACTCTATGCATCCTTCAGTACTGTACTTAATTCCAACTATATGTTCATTTTCATCtcgatgataaaagaaaaatgtttatgATATGATGAGTGTTAATTTTCTTATACATGATTGTAGGATGCATGGGCTATTTGTAGGATATTCAAGAAAACCAACTCCATGGCACAAAGAGCTCTTTCTCACTCTTGGGTCTCTCCAGTATTACCAGAGACTACAGCTTCTGATTTTTTCTCCCAAGGGGCACACTGCACTCAGTTCAGTTCAGAGAACATGTCATGCACAACTGAAATAGGATCAAATTTCCATTTAGGCTCCAATAATGACTTCCAGCAGGCCTCTCCTGCTGGTCTCTCTGTTTTAGACATCCCCTCTTACAGACCTATTAATCCTATAGTCCACACATCATATATATTCCCTGTATCAAACGGTGATCTTCCCAACAACTTCTTGTTTTCACCCCTCGAGAATTCGGGTCCCATCAAGTCTACAGATGATGCTCCTTCCATGCTATTGAATCCTGCATTGATGGGTGAAGCTGGTAAAGCTTCTGAGAGCACAGAATATGAAGGGTCACAACAGCAGTTCAATGGATTCTCGATCAATTTGCTCCAAGAAATGCAAGGTGATATAGGCACAGGAGATGAGACAGGCTTGAGAAAGAATCCAAGTTCAATTCAAGATAATAACCTTTTGGGGACTATCCGGTCCATCGGATTCCCCTTCAGCTT encodes:
- the LOC133671645 gene encoding protein FEZ isoform X1 gives rise to the protein MEDKNDVDKIDDVMLPGFRFHPTDEELVGFYLKRKIQQRSLPIELIKQVDIYKYDPWDLPKELATTGEKEWYFYCPRDRKYRNSARPNRVTGAGFWKATGTDRPIYSSDGTRCIGLKKSLVFYRGRAAKGMKTDWMMHEFRLPSLAEPPPPKKLLDKSLPPNDAWAICRIFKKTNSMAQRALSHSWVSPVLPETTASDFFSQGAHCTQFSSENMSCTTEIGSNFHLGSNNDFQQASPAGLSVLDIPSYRPINPIVHTSYIFPVSNGDLPNNFLFSPLENSGPIKSTDDAPSMLLNPALMGEAGKASESTEYEGSQQQFNGFSINLLQEMQGDIGTGDETGLRKNPSSIQDNNLLGTIRSIGFPFSLPSNLPDAWKPNLPWDSPSCPSEMSTTYSTNKCHT
- the LOC133671645 gene encoding protein FEZ isoform X2, translated to MEDKNDVDKIDDVMLPGFRFHPTDEELVGFYLKRKIQQRSLPIELIKQVDIYKYDPWDLPKLATTGEKEWYFYCPRDRKYRNSARPNRVTGAGFWKATGTDRPIYSSDGTRCIGLKKSLVFYRGRAAKGMKTDWMMHEFRLPSLAEPPPPKKLLDKSLPPNDAWAICRIFKKTNSMAQRALSHSWVSPVLPETTASDFFSQGAHCTQFSSENMSCTTEIGSNFHLGSNNDFQQASPAGLSVLDIPSYRPINPIVHTSYIFPVSNGDLPNNFLFSPLENSGPIKSTDDAPSMLLNPALMGEAGKASESTEYEGSQQQFNGFSINLLQEMQGDIGTGDETGLRKNPSSIQDNNLLGTIRSIGFPFSLPSNLPDAWKPNLPWDSPSCPSEMSTTYSTNKCHT